From one Streptomyces sp. NBC_01478 genomic stretch:
- a CDS encoding LytR C-terminal domain-containing protein has translation MGGQYRITGDKYPRMRRPRRRGRLVLMMVASVAVVGVGGWGTLQLIDVFTGGGKQASAAGSKAACVSKASPSASASASTDAAVPKPAQITVNVYNATPRSGLAKSTADELKKRGFRIGDVGNASAQWDKKVKGTGVLLGPAASLDTSLPVLATQLTGAERRTEATRKGATVDLIIGTAFKNLTAKAAADKALAALSGPAAPTASASPKACS, from the coding sequence ATGGGCGGCCAGTACCGGATCACGGGGGACAAATACCCGCGCATGCGCCGTCCGCGGCGCCGTGGGCGGCTCGTCCTCATGATGGTCGCGTCCGTCGCCGTCGTGGGTGTGGGCGGGTGGGGCACGTTGCAGCTCATCGACGTCTTCACCGGTGGCGGCAAGCAGGCCTCGGCCGCCGGTTCCAAGGCCGCCTGCGTGTCCAAGGCCAGCCCCTCGGCGAGTGCGAGCGCGAGCACGGACGCCGCCGTGCCCAAGCCGGCCCAGATCACCGTGAACGTCTACAACGCCACGCCCCGCAGCGGCCTCGCCAAGTCGACCGCCGACGAGCTGAAGAAGCGCGGCTTCCGGATCGGCGACGTGGGCAACGCGTCCGCGCAGTGGGACAAGAAGGTCAAGGGCACCGGCGTACTGCTCGGCCCCGCCGCCTCGCTCGACACCTCGCTGCCCGTCCTCGCCACCCAGCTCACCGGCGCCGAGCGCCGCACCGAGGCCACCCGCAAGGGCGCCACCGTCGACCTGATCATCGGCACCGCGTTCAAGAACCTCACGGCGAAGGCCGCCGCCGACAAGGCCCTGGCCGCGCTGAGCGGGCCCGCCGCACCGACCGCCAGTGCGTCACCGAAGGCGTGCTCGTAG
- the upp gene encoding uracil phosphoribosyltransferase, with protein MRLHVVDHPLVAHKLTTLRDQRTDSATFRRLADELVTLLAYEATRDVRTEQVDITTPVASTTGVKLSYPRPLVVPILRAGLGMLDGMVRLLPSAEVGFMGMVRNEETLQASTYATRMPEDLSGRQVYVLDPMLATGGTLVAAIRELIKRGADDVTAVVLLAAPEGVEVMERELAGTPVTVVTASVDERLNEHGYIVPGLGDAGDRLYGAAE; from the coding sequence ATGCGTCTCCACGTCGTCGACCACCCCTTGGTCGCCCACAAGCTCACCACGCTGCGCGACCAGCGCACCGATTCCGCGACCTTCCGCCGCCTGGCCGACGAGCTGGTCACCCTGCTCGCCTACGAGGCCACGCGCGACGTGCGCACCGAACAGGTCGACATCACGACGCCGGTCGCCTCGACCACCGGCGTCAAGCTGTCCTACCCGCGCCCGCTGGTGGTGCCGATCCTGCGGGCGGGCCTCGGCATGCTGGACGGCATGGTCCGGCTGCTGCCCTCCGCCGAGGTCGGCTTCATGGGCATGGTGCGCAACGAGGAGACCCTCCAGGCCTCCACGTACGCCACACGCATGCCGGAGGACCTCTCGGGCCGCCAGGTGTACGTCCTGGACCCGATGCTGGCCACCGGCGGCACCCTGGTCGCCGCGATCCGCGAGCTGATCAAGCGCGGCGCCGACGACGTGACGGCCGTGGTGCTGCTCGCCGCCCCCGAGGGCGTCGAGGTCATGGAGCGCGAGCTCGCGGGCACCCCGGTGACGGTCGTGACGGCCTCGGTCGACGAGCGCCTGAACGAACACGGCTACATCGTCCCGGGCCTGGGCGACGCCGGCGACCGGCTGTACGGCGCGGCGGAGTAA
- a CDS encoding tRNA adenosine deaminase-associated protein, with translation MYFAALLARTEDGWEASDTELDDVESLSDLAELAREASPEDDTVLVLIEQEDAWFGVVRIDGEDDPRIYVSDAAAAARSSYGEILLTDELLGRDPDDDDVVDLDSLDLDGTEDGDTEEEDDDEDGTSSAEAVPHSPVGDVQILDDLGVGEKQLRLLDADDALSSIAEALGASEVLETVR, from the coding sequence GTGTACTTCGCCGCACTGCTCGCGCGCACCGAAGACGGGTGGGAAGCGAGCGACACAGAGCTCGACGATGTCGAGAGCCTGTCGGATCTGGCCGAACTGGCCCGTGAAGCCTCGCCCGAGGACGACACGGTGCTGGTACTCATCGAGCAGGAGGACGCCTGGTTCGGCGTCGTCCGCATCGACGGCGAGGACGACCCGCGGATCTACGTCTCGGACGCCGCTGCGGCAGCCCGCAGCTCGTACGGCGAGATCCTGCTCACCGACGAGCTGCTCGGACGGGATCCGGACGACGACGATGTCGTCGACCTGGACTCGCTCGACCTCGACGGTACCGAGGACGGTGACACCGAGGAGGAGGACGACGACGAGGACGGCACCTCCTCGGCCGAGGCCGTTCCGCACAGCCCCGTCGGCGATGTCCAGATCCTCGACGACCTGGGCGTCGGCGAGAAGCAACTGCGTCTCCTGGACGCCGACGACGCGCTGAGCTCCATCGCCGAGGCCCTGGGGGCCTCGGAGGTCCTGGAGACCGTCCGCTGA
- the tadA gene encoding tRNA adenosine(34) deaminase TadA — MRLALDEAGAAARGGDVPVGAVVLSPDGTTVLATGHNEREATGDPTAHAEVLAIRRAAAELGEWRLSGCTLVVTLEPCTMCAGALVQSRVDRVVYGARDEKAGAAGSLFDVVRDRRLNHRPEVIEGVLADECAHLLTEFFRGR, encoded by the coding sequence ATGCGGCTCGCCCTGGACGAGGCCGGAGCGGCCGCCCGGGGCGGCGACGTCCCGGTCGGCGCGGTCGTACTGTCCCCGGACGGTACGACCGTGCTCGCCACCGGACACAACGAACGCGAGGCCACCGGCGATCCGACGGCGCACGCCGAGGTCCTCGCGATCCGGCGCGCGGCGGCGGAGCTGGGCGAGTGGCGGCTCTCGGGCTGCACGCTCGTCGTCACCCTCGAACCCTGCACGATGTGCGCGGGCGCGCTGGTGCAGTCCCGGGTCGACCGGGTCGTCTACGGCGCCCGCGACGAGAAGGCGGGCGCGGCCGGCTCGCTCTTCGACGTCGTACGGGACCGGCGGCTCAACCACCGCCCCGAGGTGATCGAGGGCGTGCTCGCGGACGAGTGCGCGCACCTGCTCACGGAGTTCTTCCGCGGCCGGTAG
- a CDS encoding SDR family NAD(P)-dependent oxidoreductase, producing MRFYGWQPGLEAALTHIAGTTVLLTGATGGIGRALAHRLARANATLVVTGRQPEALETLAAEVGARPVVADLGDPDAVARLAAQCPDVDVLVANAALPASGDLLDYTPAQIERALAVNLTAPVLLSRLLAPRMVARGRGHLAFVGSMSGKAATPYSSLYTASKFGLRGFAHSLRLDLHDTGVGVSLVQPGFVRDAGMFAATGAEVPSGVRTVSPDEVAAAVVRAVEDNRGETNIAPLELRLRCALAVQFPDFAARSHRHADTDPTVHQVIEAQRASR from the coding sequence ATGAGGTTCTACGGGTGGCAACCCGGACTGGAGGCGGCGTTGACGCACATCGCCGGCACGACTGTTCTGCTCACCGGCGCGACCGGGGGCATCGGACGCGCCCTCGCGCACCGACTGGCCCGCGCGAACGCCACGCTGGTGGTGACCGGGCGGCAGCCCGAGGCGCTGGAGACTCTCGCCGCCGAGGTCGGCGCCAGGCCCGTCGTCGCGGACCTCGGCGACCCCGACGCCGTGGCCCGGCTCGCCGCGCAATGCCCGGACGTGGACGTGCTGGTGGCCAACGCGGCACTGCCCGCCAGCGGCGACCTCCTCGACTACACCCCCGCGCAGATCGAGCGCGCCCTCGCGGTGAACCTGACCGCCCCCGTCCTGCTGTCCCGGCTGCTCGCCCCCCGCATGGTGGCGCGGGGACGCGGTCATCTGGCCTTCGTCGGTTCCATGTCAGGCAAGGCCGCCACCCCGTACTCCTCGCTCTACACCGCGTCCAAGTTCGGCCTGCGCGGGTTCGCCCACAGCCTGCGCCTGGATCTCCACGACACCGGCGTCGGCGTCTCCCTCGTCCAGCCCGGCTTCGTCCGCGACGCGGGCATGTTCGCCGCGACCGGCGCCGAGGTGCCTAGCGGCGTGCGCACCGTCTCGCCCGACGAGGTGGCTGCCGCTGTCGTCCGGGCCGTCGAGGACAACCGCGGCGAGACCAACATCGCCCCGCTCGAACTGCGCCTGCGCTGCGCCCTGGCCGTCCAGTTCCCGGACTTCGCGGCCCGCTCCCACCGGCACGCCGACACCGATCCGACGGTCCACCAGGTGATCGAGGCCCAGCGCGCCTCCCGCTGA
- a CDS encoding aldo/keto reductase: MVLVEQREIGRIGRSVSVVGLGTWQLGADWGAVDEDEALAVLGAAVDSGVTFLDTADVYGDGRSERLIGSFLRRLGPSRADGILVATKLGRRAPQHPEEFTLDNFRSWTDRSRANLGVDTLDLVQLHCPPTPVLSADSVYDALDVLVDEGRVAAYGVSVETCEEALTAITRPHVASVQIILNAFRRKPLERVLPAARAAGVGIVARVPLASGLLSGRYRRDTVFGADDHRAYNRHGESFDVGETFSGVRYEVGVEAAAEFAALVPDGTTPAQAALRWVVQQPGVTTVIPGARTRQQARANSEAAGLPELPRLTTKAIEEIYDRRIRALVHDRW; this comes from the coding sequence GTGGTCCTCGTGGAACAACGGGAAATCGGCAGGATCGGTCGGAGCGTCTCGGTGGTGGGGCTCGGCACCTGGCAGTTGGGCGCCGACTGGGGCGCGGTGGACGAGGACGAGGCGCTGGCCGTCCTCGGTGCCGCCGTGGACTCGGGCGTGACGTTCCTCGACACGGCGGACGTGTACGGCGACGGCCGCAGCGAGCGGCTCATCGGCTCGTTCCTCAGGCGGCTCGGCCCCTCGCGCGCGGACGGCATCCTCGTGGCGACGAAGCTGGGGCGGCGCGCGCCGCAGCACCCGGAGGAGTTCACCCTGGACAACTTCCGTTCCTGGACGGACCGTTCGCGCGCCAACCTGGGCGTGGACACGCTCGATCTGGTCCAACTGCACTGCCCGCCCACGCCCGTCCTCTCCGCCGACTCGGTGTACGACGCCCTGGACGTGCTCGTCGACGAGGGGCGCGTCGCGGCGTACGGGGTGAGCGTGGAGACCTGCGAGGAGGCGCTGACCGCGATCACCCGACCCCATGTGGCCAGTGTGCAGATCATCCTCAACGCCTTCCGGCGCAAGCCCCTGGAGCGCGTCCTGCCAGCGGCCCGGGCGGCCGGTGTGGGCATCGTCGCCCGCGTCCCGCTCGCCTCCGGGCTGCTCTCCGGCCGGTACCGCCGGGACACGGTCTTCGGCGCCGACGACCATCGCGCCTACAACCGCCACGGTGAGTCGTTCGACGTCGGCGAGACGTTCTCCGGCGTGCGCTACGAGGTGGGGGTCGAGGCGGCCGCCGAGTTCGCGGCTCTCGTGCCCGACGGCACGACTCCGGCACAGGCGGCGCTGCGCTGGGTCGTGCAGCAGCCCGGTGTGACCACGGTGATCCCCGGCGCGCGCACCCGGCAGCAGGCCCGCGCCAACTCCGAGGCCGCGGGGCTGCCCGAACTTCCCCGGCTCACGACGAAGGCGATCGAGGAGATCTACGACCGCCGGATCAGGGCCCTGGTGCACGACCGCTGGTGA
- a CDS encoding D-arabinono-1,4-lactone oxidase, giving the protein MSRTLETATNWAGNITFGAARWHRPRSLDDLRRLVAGSDRIRAVGSGHSFSAVADTRGDLVRLDGLPPAVELDPAASAVTVSAGLRYADVIAPLERAGHALANLASLPHISVAGSVATGTHGSGDTLGCLAASVRALQLIGPEGDLTELSRDTDPDVFPGAVVALGALGIVTRLTLDVEPSYEMAQRVHVAVPLDEVAADFDTVSGAAHSVSVFTDWGGASAEVWLKRRTDRPDPGWDGGRRAERPMNPVPGMPPEFSTQQLDEPGPWCERLPHFRPELTPGAGEELQSEYYLPRTAAPAAFAALRSLGPRLAPALHIAEVRTVRADDLWLSPARGRDSVTFHFTWVKDLDRVRPLIAAVEDVLLPLGARPHWGKLTALTPRELAALHEQLGAFAQLVRKYDPAGKFGNDFTDGLLGTG; this is encoded by the coding sequence ATGTCCCGTACGCTCGAAACGGCCACCAACTGGGCCGGGAACATCACGTTCGGCGCCGCGCGGTGGCATCGGCCGCGGAGTCTCGACGACCTGCGGCGGCTCGTCGCGGGCAGCGACCGCATACGCGCCGTCGGCAGCGGCCACTCGTTCAGCGCCGTCGCCGACACCCGCGGGGACCTGGTCAGGCTGGACGGCCTGCCGCCCGCGGTCGAACTCGACCCGGCGGCCTCGGCCGTCACCGTCTCCGCCGGCCTGCGCTACGCGGACGTCATCGCCCCGCTCGAACGCGCCGGTCACGCCCTGGCCAATCTGGCCTCGCTGCCGCACATCTCCGTCGCCGGCAGCGTGGCCACCGGCACCCACGGGTCCGGCGACACCCTGGGCTGTCTGGCCGCGTCGGTCCGGGCGCTGCAACTGATCGGTCCCGAGGGCGACTTGACCGAGCTGAGCCGGGACACCGACCCGGACGTGTTCCCCGGCGCGGTGGTGGCCCTCGGCGCGCTCGGCATCGTCACCCGGCTGACCCTCGACGTCGAGCCGAGCTACGAGATGGCGCAGCGCGTCCATGTCGCGGTCCCGCTCGACGAGGTGGCGGCGGACTTCGACACGGTGTCCGGCGCGGCCCACAGCGTCAGCGTGTTCACCGACTGGGGCGGCGCGTCCGCCGAGGTCTGGCTCAAGCGCAGGACGGACCGGCCCGACCCGGGCTGGGACGGCGGCCGCCGGGCCGAGCGGCCCATGAACCCCGTCCCCGGAATGCCCCCGGAGTTCAGCACCCAACAGCTCGACGAACCGGGCCCGTGGTGCGAGCGCCTGCCGCACTTCAGGCCCGAACTGACCCCGGGGGCCGGCGAGGAACTGCAGTCCGAGTACTACCTGCCGCGCACCGCGGCCCCCGCCGCCTTCGCCGCGCTGCGGAGCCTGGGACCGCGTCTCGCCCCCGCCCTGCACATCGCGGAGGTGCGCACGGTCCGCGCGGACGACCTGTGGCTGAGCCCCGCCCGCGGCCGGGACTCCGTCACCTTCCACTTCACCTGGGTCAAGGACCTGGACCGCGTCCGGCCGCTGATCGCCGCCGTCGAGGACGTCCTGCTGCCGCTCGGCGCCCGCCCGCACTGGGGCAAGCTGACCGCGCTCACCCCGCGGGAGCTGGCCGCGCTGCACGAACAGCTCGGCGCCTTCGCGCAGTTGGTCCGCAAGTACGACCCTGCCGGCAAGTTCGGCAACGACTTCACGGACGGACTCCTCGGCACCGGGTGA
- a CDS encoding glycosyltransferase family A protein: MTDLKFSVVIPYKQRLDNIRLVLSALAEQTMDRSDFEVLIGAMEYAPEFVSVAGEFTDRIDVVSVLSGDEWNLCQARNLAMRLARGRVTLILDADMVLPPHFLDNLYDRHYAHGQNVCVLGQMIGYDDAVETDVEHVEAVPFSHYREVLAGLEERDEVVMDDRWNADQRQAFAAFPWVYARGGLVAVPTATVREHGITYDVGFRGWGPEDQEWALRIALTGTPIVLGQEVYGLHLPHLRSVADNGRTAWINNRYYLAKWPRLELELALAFGWSETARILPGVRAELAAAGEKLGLGPRYELGAVHGTVNGRGVIAVGAAVDRAAGTPGPETAALFDARSPLTVLPLAGFALPYADGEIEECHVLPPVAGLDARYRDAVLREAERVAVKVSSSAGAEAR; the protein is encoded by the coding sequence ATGACTGATCTGAAGTTCAGTGTCGTGATCCCTTACAAGCAGCGGCTGGACAACATCCGTCTCGTCCTCTCGGCGCTCGCCGAGCAGACGATGGACCGCTCCGACTTCGAGGTCCTGATCGGCGCGATGGAGTACGCGCCGGAGTTCGTCTCCGTGGCCGGTGAGTTCACCGACCGGATCGACGTCGTGTCGGTCCTGTCCGGCGACGAGTGGAACCTCTGCCAGGCCCGGAACCTCGCCATGCGCCTTGCCCGCGGCCGGGTGACGCTCATCCTGGACGCGGACATGGTGCTGCCTCCGCACTTCCTCGACAACCTCTACGACCGGCATTACGCCCATGGGCAGAACGTCTGCGTCCTGGGCCAGATGATCGGCTACGACGACGCCGTCGAGACCGATGTCGAGCACGTCGAGGCGGTCCCCTTCAGCCACTACCGGGAGGTGCTCGCCGGCCTGGAGGAGCGCGACGAGGTGGTCATGGACGACCGCTGGAACGCCGACCAGCGCCAGGCGTTCGCGGCCTTCCCCTGGGTCTACGCCCGCGGCGGCCTGGTGGCCGTCCCGACCGCGACCGTCCGGGAGCACGGGATCACCTACGACGTGGGGTTCCGCGGCTGGGGTCCCGAGGACCAGGAGTGGGCGCTGCGGATCGCCCTGACCGGCACGCCGATCGTGCTCGGCCAGGAGGTGTACGGACTGCACCTCCCGCATCTGCGCAGCGTCGCGGACAACGGCCGCACGGCGTGGATCAACAACCGCTACTACCTGGCCAAGTGGCCCCGCCTGGAACTCGAACTCGCCCTCGCCTTCGGCTGGTCGGAGACCGCCCGGATCCTGCCCGGGGTACGTGCCGAACTGGCCGCGGCCGGCGAGAAGCTGGGCCTCGGCCCCCGCTACGAACTGGGCGCCGTGCACGGCACGGTCAACGGCCGCGGCGTCATCGCCGTCGGCGCGGCCGTCGACCGCGCCGCCGGGACACCCGGGCCCGAGACCGCCGCCCTGTTCGACGCCCGCTCACCGCTGACCGTCCTGCCGCTGGCCGGCTTCGCGCTGCCCTACGCCGACGGCGAGATCGAGGAGTGCCATGTGCTGCCGCCGGTGGCCGGGCTCGACGCGCGCTACCGGGACGCCGTCCTGCGCGAGGCGGAGCGCGTCGCCGTGAAGGTCTCGTCCTCGGCGGGCGCCGAGGCGCGCTGA
- a CDS encoding MFS transporter gives MTNAENGKTEEAGGRVETAVEGGEGGAAGAASGAPRLVGLASRGPFFLTGFVFASYFVQIPLWKSDFGLSDGQLGMLLMLPIVTGLLAMQATGGLVARFGSSPVVRASALALPLSLVLFVPAGRSGSVVWFGLALAVFGAADGVIDVSMNSHAIAVEKTTGRHIMNSCHAAWSIGSASGSLLGGAAIKAGLSVTAHYEVVGAVMVALALAAGRHLLPASADRTGRRTAAGGDRKSRSSTWTGWSPRLLLLGATGTVVLVCSGVVGNWGGIYLHDGLGSSLATASLAYVAFSACEAGGRLVGDKLHGRYGARALVTRSGAVAVGGLAVVVLAPGAAIAVAGFALLGLGLSVLVPVIFSTVGHGGEDMGTASTADALAKINTMTYSGLLIGPVLVGWCASGLGLRTTLCGLLVLLAATLAAGLRRV, from the coding sequence ATGACGAACGCCGAGAACGGCAAGACGGAAGAAGCCGGAGGCAGGGTGGAGACGGCCGTGGAAGGAGGGGAAGGAGGCGCCGCGGGAGCCGCCTCGGGAGCCCCGCGGCTGGTCGGCCTCGCGTCCCGGGGGCCGTTCTTCCTGACGGGATTCGTCTTCGCGAGCTACTTCGTGCAGATCCCGCTCTGGAAGTCCGACTTCGGGCTCTCGGACGGCCAGTTGGGCATGCTGCTGATGCTGCCCATCGTCACCGGACTGCTGGCCATGCAGGCGACCGGCGGGCTCGTCGCGCGCTTCGGCAGCTCGCCCGTCGTACGGGCGTCGGCACTCGCGCTGCCGCTCTCCCTCGTCCTCTTCGTCCCGGCGGGCCGGTCGGGCTCCGTGGTGTGGTTCGGCCTCGCGCTGGCGGTGTTCGGCGCGGCCGACGGTGTCATCGACGTCTCCATGAACAGCCACGCCATCGCGGTGGAGAAGACGACGGGCCGCCACATCATGAACAGTTGCCACGCCGCGTGGAGCATCGGCTCCGCGTCGGGGTCGCTGCTCGGCGGCGCCGCGATCAAGGCCGGCCTCTCCGTCACCGCGCACTACGAGGTCGTGGGCGCCGTCATGGTCGCGCTGGCCCTGGCGGCGGGACGGCATCTGCTGCCGGCCTCGGCCGACCGGACCGGGCGGCGCACGGCGGCCGGCGGCGACCGAAAGAGCCGCTCCAGCACCTGGACCGGGTGGTCCCCCCGGCTGCTGCTGCTCGGCGCGACCGGCACGGTCGTCCTGGTGTGCAGCGGCGTCGTCGGCAACTGGGGCGGCATCTACCTGCACGACGGCCTCGGTTCCTCCCTCGCCACCGCCTCGCTCGCCTATGTCGCGTTCAGCGCCTGCGAGGCGGGCGGCCGGCTGGTCGGGGACAAGCTGCACGGGCGGTACGGGGCCCGTGCGCTGGTCACCCGCAGCGGCGCGGTCGCCGTCGGCGGCCTGGCGGTGGTCGTGCTCGCCCCGGGCGCGGCGATCGCCGTCGCGGGCTTCGCCCTGCTCGGCCTCGGGCTCTCCGTGCTGGTGCCGGTCATCTTCAGCACCGTCGGCCACGGCGGCGAGGACATGGGCACGGCGAGCACGGCGGACGCCCTCGCCAAGATCAACACCATGACCTACAGCGGCCTGCTGATCGGCCCGGTCCTCGTCGGCTGGTGCGCGAGCGGCCTGGGCCTGCGAACCACGCTCTGCGGCCTGCTCGTCCTCCTGGCCGCGACCCTCGCGGCCGGCCTGCGGAGGGTGTGA
- a CDS encoding polysaccharide deacetylase family protein: MLYAGIAWDGDGYEVDVVDEAGRPAVPPARFGADRVPELIGRLRGLSGQPLVAVVESTNGILDGRLMAAGLAVHRADPHLLPPRPGFGSVPAAEIARAAARAPSALAHLERARGTQTGREPELAEWIAGAAAETAELTAAGRCLSHRDRDRKEIALTFDDGPQPENTGRVLDVLERYGVPATFFCVGMNARAHPDLLVRMREQGHGFGNHTWSHPFLPELTRPQLREQIERTQEAITEAAGVPAPTLFRPPYGARTPQVLDWLAESGLRIALWDVVPDDWSMPGARTVADLVLEQARPGSVVLLHDGGGDRGQTVEALPAVIEGLLERGYRFTLVEEPAPAAASAA, translated from the coding sequence ATGTTGTATGCGGGAATTGCGTGGGACGGCGACGGATACGAGGTCGACGTGGTCGACGAGGCGGGCCGGCCCGCCGTGCCACCGGCGCGGTTCGGCGCCGACCGGGTGCCGGAGCTGATCGGCCGGCTGCGCGGGCTGTCCGGGCAGCCGCTGGTCGCCGTGGTGGAGAGCACCAACGGCATCCTCGACGGCCGCCTGATGGCCGCGGGCCTCGCCGTCCACCGGGCGGACCCGCACCTGCTGCCGCCGCGGCCGGGGTTCGGCTCGGTGCCCGCCGCCGAGATCGCCCGGGCCGCCGCCCGGGCCCCGTCCGCGCTGGCCCACCTGGAGCGTGCGCGGGGCACCCAGACCGGCCGTGAGCCGGAGCTGGCGGAGTGGATCGCCGGCGCGGCGGCCGAGACCGCGGAGCTGACCGCCGCGGGCCGGTGCCTGAGCCACCGAGACCGCGACCGCAAGGAGATCGCGCTCACCTTCGACGACGGACCGCAGCCGGAGAACACCGGGCGCGTCCTGGACGTCCTCGAACGCTACGGCGTACCGGCGACGTTCTTCTGCGTGGGCATGAACGCCCGTGCCCACCCCGACCTCCTGGTGCGGATGCGGGAACAGGGACACGGGTTCGGCAACCACACCTGGTCGCACCCGTTCCTGCCCGAGCTGACCCGGCCGCAGCTCCGGGAGCAGATCGAACGCACCCAGGAGGCGATCACGGAGGCGGCCGGAGTGCCCGCGCCCACCCTGTTCCGGCCGCCGTACGGGGCCCGTACGCCTCAAGTCCTGGACTGGCTCGCCGAGTCGGGGCTGCGGATCGCGCTGTGGGACGTGGTGCCGGACGACTGGTCGATGCCGGGTGCCCGGACCGTCGCGGACCTCGTCCTCGAGCAGGCGCGCCCGGGCTCCGTCGTCCTGCTGCACGACGGCGGAGGCGACCGCGGCCAGACGGTGGAGGCACTCCCGGCCGTGATCGAGGGGCTGCTGGAGCGCGGTTACCGCTTCACCCTCGTCGAGGAGCCCGCCCCCGCGGCGGCCTCGGCGGCCTGA
- a CDS encoding phytanoyl-CoA dioxygenase family protein translates to MTPHLTLTTEPALRPSPEQLDRFARLGYLILPGFLPTDLVSRLRGEADRWVDTGLRARSIASCLDPDVNGVPPVMELELPAHGELIGHEPLLHLLSALMGPDFVFHHLHSDRQRPDVPGKPWHHDYEQRPQTDRAHAMIHALHYLDGLDAGTSSLVVLPGSHLEVAEKDARAGLGTAELPGEVVIDHLPPGSTVVLHSALFHARRALPGGQRGKDRYFVDASYCQVGPAWLPVKPYWRHLLRRAQELGLDHGTWPELFDARHFAEYVHPA, encoded by the coding sequence ATGACTCCGCACCTCACGCTCACCACCGAACCGGCCCTCCGGCCGAGCCCCGAGCAGCTCGACCGGTTCGCCCGGCTCGGATATCTGATCCTGCCCGGCTTCCTCCCCACCGACCTGGTGTCGCGGCTGCGCGGCGAGGCCGACCGCTGGGTGGACACGGGGCTGCGCGCGCGGTCGATCGCCTCGTGCCTGGACCCGGACGTCAACGGGGTTCCGCCCGTGATGGAGCTGGAGCTCCCGGCCCACGGCGAACTCATCGGCCACGAGCCGCTGCTCCACCTGCTCAGCGCGCTGATGGGCCCCGACTTCGTCTTCCACCACCTGCACAGCGACCGGCAGCGCCCGGACGTCCCGGGCAAGCCCTGGCACCACGACTACGAACAGCGGCCGCAGACCGACCGCGCCCACGCGATGATCCACGCGCTGCACTACCTGGACGGCCTCGACGCCGGCACCTCCTCGCTCGTCGTGCTGCCCGGCTCGCACCTGGAGGTGGCCGAGAAGGACGCCCGCGCCGGGCTGGGCACCGCCGAGCTGCCCGGCGAGGTCGTCATCGACCACCTGCCGCCGGGCTCCACCGTCGTGCTGCACTCCGCCCTGTTCCACGCCCGCCGCGCGCTGCCCGGCGGACAGCGCGGCAAGGACCGCTACTTCGTCGACGCCTCGTACTGCCAGGTCGGTCCGGCCTGGCTGCCGGTGAAGCCGTACTGGCGGCACCTGCTGCGGCGCGCGCAGGAGCTGGGCCTCGACCACGGCACCTGGCCGGAGCTGTTCGACGCGCGCCACTTCGCGGAGTACGTCCACCCCGCCTGA